A portion of the Candidatus Woesearchaeota archaeon genome contains these proteins:
- a CDS encoding response regulator, whose protein sequence is MKRKIVVVDDEQHILNLVKMTLQDDFEVHGALSGEEALDVIRKHKPSLVLLDVMMPQMDGYDTMRVMKRDEAMKSIPIIFLTAKGEWSDKMKALSLGGSADYITKPFDPEDLLRRAKSVFG, encoded by the coding sequence ATGAAGAGAAAGATTGTGGTTGTGGATGATGAGCAGCATATCCTGAATCTGGTGAAGATGACGCTGCAGGATGACTTTGAGGTTCATGGCGCCCTTTCAGGGGAGGAGGCGCTTGATGTGATAAGGAAGCATAAGCCCAGTCTTGTCCTCCTTGATGTGATGATGCCTCAGATGGATGGTTATGATACAATGCGGGTCATGAAGCGCGATGAGGCCATGAAAAGCATCCCGATAATATTCCTTACAGCAAAGGGAGAATGGTCTGACAAGATGAAGGCCCTCTCTTTGGGCGGCAGCGCTGATTACATAACAAAGCCGTTTGATCCTGAAGACCTTCTTAGGAGGGCTAAATCGGTTTTTGGCTGA
- a CDS encoding response regulator produces the protein MKISVNEAKKLYRKKMRSRTLNELSAMMYEPESISEIFDRQKENIRVGSHKQKILVVDDEPHIVDLIKMSLSDQYTILGAYTGEEAVEMAIREQPDLITMDIMMPGLDGFEVTRRLKDIPATRNIPIIMLSAKDQLVDKFEGIDSGAIDYVTKPFEPSELIEKIQQNLI, from the coding sequence ATGAAGATTTCGGTTAATGAGGCAAAGAAGCTCTACAGGAAGAAGATGAGGAGCAGGACACTCAATGAGCTGTCGGCGATGATGTATGAGCCCGAGAGCATCAGTGAGATTTTTGACAGGCAGAAGGAGAACATCAGGGTGGGATCGCACAAGCAGAAGATATTGGTCGTGGATGATGAGCCGCACATAGTTGATCTCATAAAGATGAGCCTGAGCGATCAGTACACGATCCTCGGCGCTTATACCGGCGAGGAGGCTGTAGAGATGGCAATCAGAGAGCAGCCGGACCTGATAACCATGGACATCATGATGCCCGGCCTTGACGGCTTCGAGGTCACCAGGAGGCTGAAGGACATCCCGGCGACACGGAACATACCTATAATCATGCTGTCTGCGAAGGACCAGCTTGTAGACAAGTTCGAGGGCATCGATTCAGGCGCTATAGATTATGTGACAAAGCCTTTCGAGCCTTCCGAGCTTATCGAGAAGATCCAGCAGAATCTGATCTGA
- a CDS encoding right-handed parallel beta-helix repeat-containing protein yields the protein MRTLSMILLVVLAVLAFSAPFMFDSDRNAADQTIVVERPANLHTGRSIMTGSSASGSGFTVLYDAGDCTGIEPPASGDWIVNSDTFCEDTGIILNGDLRVSSSILGMSNTTILFNNSFDCEYGMYSNGGNLTILDGSFISTYDQDYSAYMQVWYGNLRMEDSFLSRMGNQTQAPYHGLYARYVDSVVLKRNEIFDVVYAFILHDSDNPIIEGNRLYNLSGGGVQIHNCPDLNLIDNNISSFVGFGIFVSNVTDSLVSGNRIHNGTGEGMQFGINSNNVTIRSNTIYGVNSGIRITNTIHHNALIENNISDCNNGINLDYADNTNITRNNIFSNSQYGIRGTGSSQTYIHDNDVWDNRFFGMHFINFDDSVISSNDIYSNSEDGHLSLGSSGVYINISDNISVINNRLWDDEFYGLKVFDSSGSIIDNEIFSNNRGGLYGSGLVDMEISGNSFYDHTADGFFLSGCNDSLISGNSAYENDYSGFSFRDVWNLTVSDNTAENNSIGILMDNNLMHSNSSFLGNTLKGSSLSGMDVNSTLGDLFAHNSFSDNQMNMRVYSGDDSIFRNNTLVGGVSYSLFVSSTEGAVFDGNSIIGGGIHGIYIEVSGLVFKDNNVSSNGAIGINSAGSRCNLSGNTISHNDGAGVSLLDSYFNLTDNHIIWNAGDGVSLSVSNASLIGNHIIDNTGDGVDSADSRCNLSGNLIYSNDVSGVRLTGSSSSLEDNNITVNGADGVYAVGSGHYLIGNNISGNVRYGVYLLDSDFNLTGNMILGNLFYGVVLVDSYSNLTDNDINRSGLDGVYLENSSASFVMNSVSHSTGHGVFSLGSLANLTNSTLNSNGGSGIFNHDYLLAPNIVVLDNTICHNQEYAVHSLDAEPVTAWSDMNASNDFCSGSNIIGQQLQEWTSQVRVMDQSSNYIVDASVEVYEPDSSVVQKYSGLTSIAGITSEFMSYEYMVENDGSFSDMNPHRIVASKAGFQPNVSLVGIDSVMTISEGTVIDLVITDNCFCLYNNSGIIDGVCSISHGICTADYDIVIQSGGTLNLSNTTIYIDSSYPGEFGVTVQSGGTLILDDADNDPLTEDDASIITTLNPTVYVPGTDGFCSGLSTALCPGCARSCPLGCVQTSGFCPIGQVPCRPLSCNELRNELNCLSVSGCNWNPGTPGGYHKTGFVITADDGSSLLIKNSRLIDGGYDFGGSLMANLEVYTSDFVLQGNYIENAGDGVIVYMDGAVIEDNTFMNCSNDGIVLYSSGNAVTGNSVILSQGADSGIYVASSGNDISDNIVEYSVGPGIHLDSADSNNVTNNTVRYNDAEGILLEDSDLNIIRGNLMIENLVGINITSLSVDNIIHANTFQGNTLQASADNSSNLFYDNSTGTPRGNYWSDILAAPLDISDSDSDGYGDSGLDYPYNFTNGADVTGTVNDLGPRPVQHCGNGICFGSETCSNCPQDCGVCQGGGGVHLTYFPECPDEICNDGETCESCPQDCGYCPGHEPEHKQGGFFDSGIREEPETKDGGHEADRGFVIEEPTPLPNRFMGTVLLTIAILLFILSPGVMAPKAFMDVASFDALLKLKKLAWVPKVRVVRPHKGIKNLGVDKLTPEQSRISHELSKKHSISRETSDLLVAASKHFRPRVYTKKEIPFELKKEMKRIKYFMKIGPDGKISWSTRWRR from the coding sequence ATGAGGACTTTAAGCATGATTCTCCTGGTTGTCCTTGCAGTTCTTGCATTCAGCGCACCTTTCATGTTCGATTCAGACCGCAATGCAGCCGATCAGACCATTGTCGTGGAGAGGCCTGCAAACCTCCATACAGGCAGGTCCATCATGACAGGCTCTTCTGCATCAGGCAGTGGTTTCACTGTATTGTATGATGCAGGTGACTGCACAGGCATCGAGCCACCTGCTTCCGGAGACTGGATTGTCAATTCTGACACCTTTTGTGAGGATACAGGGATAATCCTGAATGGTGATCTCAGAGTATCCAGCAGCATACTGGGGATGTCAAACACGACCATACTTTTCAACAACTCATTTGACTGTGAATATGGTATGTATTCCAATGGTGGCAATCTGACAATACTGGATGGTTCTTTCATATCGACATATGATCAGGATTACTCTGCTTATATGCAGGTGTGGTATGGTAATCTCAGGATGGAGGATTCCTTTTTGAGCAGGATGGGTAATCAGACACAAGCGCCTTACCATGGATTATATGCCAGGTATGTTGATTCTGTTGTGCTTAAGAGGAATGAGATATTCGATGTCGTTTATGCTTTTATCCTACATGATTCGGATAATCCAATAATAGAAGGCAACAGGTTATATAATCTGTCTGGGGGGGGAGTGCAGATACACAACTGCCCTGATCTGAATTTAATTGATAATAACATATCAAGTTTTGTCGGTTTTGGTATCTTTGTATCTAATGTGACAGATAGCCTTGTTTCCGGGAACAGGATCCATAATGGGACAGGAGAGGGTATGCAATTTGGGATAAATTCAAACAATGTGACAATAAGATCAAACACAATATATGGTGTTAATTCTGGGATCAGAATAACTAATACTATTCACCATAATGCCTTAATTGAGAATAATATTTCAGACTGCAATAATGGGATTAACCTTGATTATGCCGATAACACAAATATAACCCGAAACAATATTTTTAGTAACTCACAATATGGGATACGTGGGACTGGTTCCTCGCAGACCTATATCCATGATAATGATGTGTGGGATAACCGCTTTTTTGGGATGCATTTTATTAATTTTGATGATTCAGTCATTTCATCCAATGATATATACAGCAATTCAGAAGATGGTCATCTATCTTTGGGTTCAAGCGGCGTTTATATAAACATTTCAGATAACATTTCAGTGATTAATAACCGGTTATGGGATGATGAATTTTATGGTCTGAAGGTGTTTGATTCGTCCGGGAGTATCATCGATAACGAGATATTCTCGAATAATAGGGGAGGCTTGTACGGATCTGGCTTGGTGGATATGGAGATATCAGGCAATTCATTTTATGATCATACAGCAGATGGGTTCTTTCTTTCCGGATGCAATGACAGCCTCATCTCAGGGAATTCTGCATATGAGAATGATTATTCAGGCTTTTCTTTCAGGGATGTCTGGAATCTGACAGTATCGGATAACACAGCTGAAAATAATTCCATAGGCATCTTAATGGATAACAATCTCATGCACAGCAATTCATCGTTCCTGGGCAACACGCTGAAAGGAAGCTCATTGTCTGGGATGGATGTGAACAGTACTCTCGGGGATTTGTTTGCCCATAACAGTTTCAGCGATAACCAGATGAACATGAGGGTGTATTCCGGTGATGACAGCATCTTCAGGAATAATACTCTGGTGGGCGGGGTGAGTTATTCCTTGTTTGTGTCCTCGACAGAGGGTGCTGTGTTTGATGGCAATTCAATAATCGGCGGTGGTATCCATGGCATCTATATTGAAGTCTCTGGATTGGTGTTCAAGGATAATAATGTCTCTTCTAATGGCGCGATTGGGATTAATTCGGCCGGATCAAGGTGCAATCTTTCAGGGAATACCATCTCTCATAACGATGGGGCTGGGGTAAGTCTTCTTGATTCATATTTCAACCTCACTGATAATCATATTATTTGGAATGCTGGAGATGGTGTGTCGCTTTCAGTATCAAATGCCTCTTTAATAGGCAATCATATCATTGACAACACAGGGGATGGTGTGGATTCTGCTGATTCCAGGTGCAATCTTTCAGGTAATCTCATCTATTCTAATGATGTCAGCGGTGTCAGGCTGACAGGCTCTTCTTCGAGTCTGGAAGATAATAATATCACTGTTAATGGTGCCGATGGCGTGTATGCAGTGGGATCAGGCCATTATCTGATAGGAAATAACATCTCCGGAAATGTGCGGTATGGTGTATATCTGTTGGATTCGGATTTCAATCTTACAGGCAACATGATCCTGGGTAATTTGTTTTATGGTGTTGTTCTCGTGGATTCATATTCGAACCTGACTGATAATGATATCAACAGGAGCGGATTGGACGGTGTTTATCTGGAGAATTCCAGCGCCTCTTTTGTCATGAATTCCGTCTCTCACAGCACAGGTCATGGTGTTTTCTCACTTGGTTCATTGGCAAATCTGACCAACAGCACCCTCAATTCCAATGGAGGCAGCGGAATATTCAATCATGATTATCTGCTGGCTCCGAATATTGTGGTGCTGGACAACACTATCTGCCATAATCAGGAATATGCCGTCCATTCATTGGACGCAGAGCCGGTCACTGCATGGTCCGATATGAATGCCTCAAATGATTTCTGTTCAGGCTCGAACATCATTGGCCAGCAGCTCCAGGAGTGGACCTCGCAGGTGCGTGTCATGGATCAGTCTAGCAATTACATCGTAGACGCTTCAGTCGAGGTATATGAGCCTGATTCATCTGTTGTTCAGAAATATTCAGGTCTGACCTCAATTGCAGGGATCACATCTGAATTCATGTCTTATGAATACATGGTGGAGAATGACGGTTCTTTCTCTGATATGAATCCCCACAGGATAGTCGCGTCAAAGGCGGGTTTCCAGCCGAATGTCAGCCTCGTCGGTATTGACTCTGTCATGACCATCTCTGAGGGCACTGTCATAGATCTTGTCATCACAGATAATTGTTTCTGCCTTTACAACAACTCGGGAATTATCGATGGTGTCTGCAGCATCAGTCATGGGATATGTACTGCGGATTATGATATTGTGATACAATCCGGCGGGACGCTCAATCTGAGCAACACCACGATTTATATCGACAGCTCTTATCCAGGAGAATTCGGTGTGACTGTCCAGAGCGGAGGCACTTTGATTCTTGATGATGCAGACAATGATCCGCTCACAGAGGATGATGCATCCATAATCACAACTCTGAATCCTACAGTCTATGTCCCGGGGACAGATGGTTTTTGCAGCGGTTTAAGTACAGCATTATGTCCAGGTTGTGCCAGGTCATGTCCTCTGGGATGTGTCCAGACAAGTGGGTTCTGTCCCATCGGGCAAGTTCCATGTCGGCCATTATCATGTAATGAGCTTAGGAACGAGCTGAATTGCCTGTCTGTCAGTGGATGCAATTGGAATCCGGGCACTCCCGGAGGGTATCATAAGACTGGCTTTGTGATAACCGCAGATGATGGCTCGAGCTTATTGATAAAGAATTCCAGACTTATCGACGGCGGCTATGATTTTGGCGGCTCTTTGATGGCCAACCTTGAGGTGTACACCTCTGATTTTGTGCTTCAGGGCAATTACATTGAGAATGCCGGTGATGGAGTCATTGTGTATATGGACGGCGCAGTGATCGAGGATAACACTTTCATGAATTGCTCTAATGATGGCATTGTGCTCTATTCTAGCGGGAATGCTGTGACAGGCAACAGTGTCATCCTGAGCCAGGGGGCTGATTCAGGCATCTATGTGGCTTCTTCAGGCAATGATATCAGCGATAATATTGTGGAATACAGCGTAGGACCGGGCATCCATCTTGACAGCGCTGATTCTAATAATGTCACCAACAACACTGTGAGGTATAATGACGCAGAGGGCATCCTGCTTGAGGATTCTGATCTCAACATCATCAGGGGCAATCTGATGATTGAGAACCTTGTGGGCATTAACATAACATCATTGTCAGTAGATAATATTATTCACGCAAACACTTTCCAGGGAAACACCCTGCAGGCCTCTGCAGACAACAGCTCTAATCTGTTCTATGATAATTCGACAGGGACGCCGAGAGGCAACTATTGGAGCGACATCCTTGCGGCTCCGCTGGATATTTCTGATTCAGATTCAGATGGCTATGGTGATTCCGGTCTGGATTATCCTTATAATTTCACAAATGGTGCTGATGTCACAGGCACAGTCAATGATCTTGGCCCCAGGCCTGTCCAGCACTGCGGGAACGGGATATGTTTCGGCTCTGAGACATGTTCGAACTGTCCTCAGGACTGCGGTGTTTGCCAGGGCGGTGGCGGCGTGCATCTGACTTATTTCCCTGAATGCCCTGATGAGATATGCAATGACGGAGAGACATGTGAGTCCTGTCCTCAGGATTGCGGTTATTGCCCTGGTCATGAGCCAGAGCATAAGCAGGGCGGTTTCTTTGATTCAGGGATCCGCGAGGAGCCAGAGACCAAAGATGGAGGGCATGAGGCTGACAGGGGCTTTGTGATAGAAGAGCCTACTCCTCTCCCTAACAGGTTCATGGGCACAGTGCTTCTCACGATAGCGATTCTGCTGTTCATCCTGTCCCCTGGTGTCATGGCGCCTAAGGCATTCATGGATGTGGCCTCATTTGATGCTCTGCTGAAGCTCAAGAAGCTTGCTTGGGTGCCTAAAGTCCGTGTTGTGCGTCCTCATAAAGGCATAAAGAATTTGGGAGTTGATAAGCTCACGCCTGAGCAGAGCAGGATATCCCATGAGCTGTCGAAGAAGCACAGCATAAGCAGGGAGACATCTGACCTTCTTGTTGCTGCAAGTAAGCATTTCAGGCCGAGGGTCTATACCAAGAAGGAGATTCCGTTTGAGCTGAAGAAGGAGATGAAGAGGATAAAGTACTTCATGAAGATAGGGCCTGATGGTAAGATCTCCTGGAGCACAAGATGGAGAAGATGA
- a CDS encoding response regulator transcription factor: protein MLRKKILVVDDEFAINFLLEMVLKESYDLVTAKDGMEAIERMSDDIDLVILDLMMPKIDGFAFLEKLRSSLRTKDMPVIILSAKHSKDDVDRARRLGVIDYVPKPFEPELLRNKVDSFFAGRLDVKR from the coding sequence TTGCTAAGGAAGAAGATATTGGTCGTGGATGACGAGTTCGCGATAAATTTTCTGCTGGAGATGGTGCTGAAGGAGTCGTATGATCTTGTCACTGCAAAGGACGGCATGGAAGCCATAGAGAGGATGTCAGATGATATTGACCTGGTGATACTTGATCTGATGATGCCGAAGATCGACGGGTTCGCGTTTCTCGAGAAGCTGAGGTCCAGCCTCAGGACAAAGGATATGCCTGTCATCATCCTGAGTGCAAAGCATTCCAAGGATGACGTCGACAGGGCGAGAAGGCTTGGAGTGATTGATTATGTCCCCAAGCCGTTTGAGCCTGAGCTTCTCAGGAATAAGGTGGATTCATTTTTTGCAGGGAGATTGGATGTCAAAAGGTGA
- a CDS encoding mechanosensitive ion channel, whose protein sequence is MGVFETLENALNGSVEFIREHFGNHLIAILILFIGLFIGRFFERLIHKSLSEIELNKIIRKIIITESDFENLIAKSVSYLIYLVSVILFLVKIGVVKTLFWIIVVIAALLAISSLLFGVRDMIPNLWAGFFIGRGKRHKTGDRISIGDVEGTIKKFSITDVVVETYDGNLMHFANSKIGKEFKIKKLKKS, encoded by the coding sequence ATGGGGGTCTTTGAAACACTTGAGAATGCACTGAATGGTTCAGTGGAATTCATAAGGGAACATTTCGGAAACCATCTCATAGCCATACTCATACTGTTCATCGGCTTATTCATAGGAAGATTCTTCGAGAGGCTCATACACAAGAGCCTTTCAGAGATAGAGCTCAACAAGATAATCAGGAAAATCATAATAACAGAATCAGATTTCGAGAACCTGATAGCAAAATCCGTGAGCTACCTGATATACCTTGTCAGCGTGATCCTGTTCCTCGTCAAGATAGGGGTTGTGAAGACACTGTTTTGGATAATCGTGGTGATAGCAGCCCTGCTCGCCATATCATCCCTGCTGTTCGGGGTAAGAGACATGATCCCGAATCTCTGGGCAGGATTCTTCATCGGCAGAGGAAAGAGGCACAAGACAGGAGACAGGATAAGCATAGGCGATGTCGAAGGCACCATAAAAAAATTCTCGATAACAGACGTCGTCGTGGAGACCTATGATGGAAACCTCATGCACTTCGCAAACTCCAAGATAGGCAAGGAATTCAAGATAAAGAAGCTAAAGAAGAGTTAG
- a CDS encoding UPF0147 family protein, with amino-acid sequence MEEEISGIVEVIHELLEDNTVPKNVKSKLETIIDILKEDLELSIRINKALTEIEEVADDTNLQSYTRTQIWNLVSMLEMLGNGN; translated from the coding sequence ATGGAAGAGGAGATAAGCGGCATTGTCGAGGTCATTCACGAGCTTCTTGAGGATAATACTGTCCCTAAGAACGTCAAATCAAAGCTTGAGACCATCATAGATATACTGAAGGAGGATCTTGAGCTCTCGATAAGGATAAACAAGGCCCTGACAGAGATCGAGGAGGTCGCTGACGACACTAACCTCCAGTCTTATACCCGGACCCAGATATGGAATCTTGTTTCTATGCTCGAGATGCTCGGCAACGGGAATTGA
- a CDS encoding GAF domain-containing protein, producing MAARSRKGGMMNIPDDILIRNMSHPVIILDSRDRVSNINSSALRILKLSRKDVLGSDFIGNPGISIDDENFMKSFREFSKKRKTLTTQLTLSAGGRDFFFKCCFNPIFVSRAYQGVLIEWNNVTEEKNLLWENERKLRRISAVQDVSSTLAATLDIEKVLNLIIIKIVKLFRVDVCSILLLDESQKNLKVESVYNLGEEYIQKDPVLLQGSLTGKAIMTRGIQESPDVQNDNRFQHRAIAKKAGLTSFLSVPLVSKTAPLGALNIYTKRSRRFNDDEKSLLTILASQAAVAIENAKLYSTVKRDTERLKSLLEISHAMSSTLRLDKVLNIILDRALRLLGGRRTAILLRKGSYLMTVASDGYDTSVMSRIRLRIGEGITGWVAKKGLPLVINDVDKDKRYIRASPDTKSEAAVPLFVHNKLIGVLNVESDRLNEFEGKLSELQVLGNSVAMSIENARLYHKVDNFNKTLQEEIFQATKELEAKTKELEEKNKKLMELDRLKSDFVSIVSHELKTPLTSIKGYASLMLQGRIKNNAVQRKCLSIINTESDKLAALINDILDLSKLESGKMSLNREKIDMAKVIHSVNNRMIHQALKKNIVIKKDLPPALPKVYADKHKADQMLTNLVSNAIKFTDEGGTVKISVKPTSKFLVTSVSDTGIGIEGSEIPKLFQRFYQVDSKLTRSQGGTGLGLAIFKELVGLHNGFIAVKSKVGVGTMISFALPLRKTDKMPEEKICWEHIDCSHDDCPFVKGNDSMGWHVFCPPEI from the coding sequence ATGGCGGCCAGATCAAGGAAGGGTGGCATGATGAACATCCCTGACGATATCCTGATCAGGAATATGAGCCATCCTGTCATAATATTGGACAGCAGGGACAGGGTCTCTAACATCAACAGCTCTGCGCTCAGGATTCTGAAGCTGTCGAGGAAGGATGTGCTCGGTTCTGATTTCATCGGGAATCCGGGGATCAGCATAGATGATGAGAATTTCATGAAGTCGTTCAGGGAATTCTCGAAGAAGAGGAAAACGCTCACCACCCAGCTGACCCTGTCTGCGGGTGGCAGGGATTTTTTCTTCAAGTGCTGTTTCAATCCTATTTTTGTCAGCAGGGCCTATCAGGGTGTGCTGATTGAATGGAACAATGTGACTGAGGAGAAGAATCTTCTCTGGGAGAATGAGAGGAAGTTGAGGAGGATATCTGCTGTCCAGGATGTGTCATCCACCCTCGCTGCCACTCTTGATATTGAGAAGGTCCTGAACCTGATAATAATAAAGATTGTCAAGCTTTTCAGGGTGGATGTCTGTTCTATACTCCTCCTGGATGAGTCCCAGAAGAATCTGAAGGTCGAGTCAGTCTATAATCTTGGAGAGGAGTATATCCAGAAGGATCCGGTCCTGTTGCAGGGAAGCCTTACAGGTAAGGCGATAATGACAAGGGGGATACAGGAATCCCCTGATGTGCAGAATGATAACAGGTTCCAGCACAGGGCTATTGCGAAGAAGGCAGGCCTGACATCTTTCCTTTCTGTCCCTCTTGTCTCCAAGACAGCTCCCCTCGGCGCCCTGAACATCTACACGAAGCGCAGTAGGAGGTTCAATGATGACGAGAAATCTCTGCTGACTATCCTGGCCAGCCAGGCTGCAGTTGCCATAGAGAATGCGAAGCTCTATTCGACTGTCAAGAGGGACACCGAGCGGCTCAAGAGCCTGCTGGAGATCAGTCATGCTATGAGCTCCACATTGCGTCTTGACAAGGTGCTCAATATAATCCTTGACAGGGCCCTGAGGCTTCTGGGCGGCAGGAGGACTGCCATCCTGCTCAGGAAAGGGAGTTATCTGATGACTGTCGCATCAGACGGTTATGATACATCTGTCATGAGCAGGATAAGGCTCAGGATAGGTGAGGGCATCACAGGCTGGGTCGCCAAGAAGGGCCTTCCGCTGGTGATCAATGATGTGGATAAGGACAAGAGATATATCCGTGCTTCTCCTGATACGAAGTCAGAGGCTGCTGTTCCCCTTTTTGTCCATAACAAGCTTATAGGTGTACTGAATGTCGAGAGCGACAGGCTGAATGAGTTTGAGGGCAAGCTTTCTGAGCTGCAGGTGCTCGGAAACAGTGTCGCTATGTCCATAGAGAACGCCCGTCTTTACCATAAGGTCGATAATTTCAACAAGACGCTTCAGGAGGAGATTTTCCAGGCGACAAAGGAGCTCGAGGCCAAGACAAAGGAGCTTGAGGAGAAGAACAAGAAGCTCATGGAGCTTGACAGGCTGAAGTCTGATTTTGTGAGCATTGTCTCCCATGAGCTCAAGACGCCCCTGACCAGCATAAAGGGTTATGCATCGCTCATGCTCCAGGGCAGGATAAAGAACAATGCTGTGCAGAGGAAATGCCTCTCGATCATCAACACAGAGTCTGACAAGCTCGCCGCTCTCATAAATGACATACTCGACCTCTCGAAGCTCGAGTCAGGGAAGATGTCTCTCAACAGGGAGAAGATAGACATGGCCAAGGTGATCCATTCTGTGAACAACAGGATGATCCATCAGGCCCTGAAGAAGAATATTGTGATAAAGAAGGATTTGCCGCCTGCTCTTCCGAAGGTTTATGCAGACAAGCACAAGGCAGACCAGATGCTCACGAATCTGGTTTCAAATGCAATCAAATTCACTGATGAAGGAGGCACTGTCAAGATATCAGTGAAGCCGACCTCTAAGTTTCTGGTCACAAGCGTGTCAGATACAGGCATTGGCATCGAGGGCTCTGAGATACCCAAGCTGTTCCAGAGGTTCTATCAGGTCGACTCGAAGCTCACCAGGTCTCAGGGAGGCACAGGCCTGGGTCTTGCGATATTCAAGGAGCTTGTCGGATTGCATAATGGCTTCATTGCAGTCAAGTCCAAGGTCGGTGTCGGCACCATGATAAGCTTTGCCCTGCCTCTGAGGAAGACTGATAAGATGCCTGAGGAGAAGATTTGCTGGGAGCATATCGACTGCAGCCATGATGACTGCCCTTTTGTTAAGGGGAATGATAGCATGGGCTGGCATGTCTTCTGCCCGCCGGAGATATGA
- a CDS encoding RNA-binding protein codes for MRKVFSNSEKRELGQRLSPFGLSFSKKDKVEQVDDFILLDGAPVCLVSGDIILPTLKAIISRGIRMSRVVVDMGAVKFVASGADIMRPGIVSFDDFHDGALVLVVDEKHGKPLAVGQAKYSSGEMKRIDKGKVIRNIHYVGDRIWNS; via the coding sequence ATGAGGAAGGTTTTCAGCAATTCCGAGAAGAGAGAGCTGGGTCAGAGGCTGTCTCCTTTTGGCCTTTCATTTTCTAAGAAGGATAAGGTTGAGCAGGTTGATGATTTTATCCTGCTTGATGGTGCGCCTGTCTGTCTTGTGTCAGGGGATATCATCCTGCCTACCCTGAAGGCCATAATCAGCAGGGGCATCCGGATGTCCCGGGTTGTCGTCGACATGGGTGCTGTGAAATTTGTCGCTTCCGGCGCTGACATCATGCGTCCAGGCATCGTATCTTTTGATGATTTCCATGATGGCGCTTTGGTATTGGTTGTTGATGAGAAGCACGGCAAGCCGCTTGCGGTCGGCCAGGCGAAGTATTCTTCCGGAGAGATGAAGCGGATCGATAAGGGGAAGGTCATCAGGAACATCCATTATGTCGGCGACAGGATCTGGAATTCCTAA
- a CDS encoding response regulator — MDEGIKGKVLRYLNENPGASSLELSKGIGHNRLTVSKYLQVLRSEGKIDFSVVAQAKIWKLRSGGRKKVLVVDDEPHIVDLVKLTIGDDHDVLEAFSGLDAMEKVYLGSPDLVILDIMMPGIDGYEVCRKIKSNKATAHIPVLFLSAKGKLAEKMDGIDVGAEDYIVKPFDPGELRAMVRSVFDSSDLGRSIGVDPRKELISLLGRVPLEDARLYVFTLNNIGKFQESFGYKRSNEVQRLVSNLFTHRTDGHKGSIAFAGAMGRNRFCVLTGREERFVEGIMEDFESFIPFVYNGQDVSAVRDRIALGMKKFSGSGIMKAIEAMG; from the coding sequence TTGGATGAAGGCATAAAGGGGAAGGTTTTGAGGTACCTGAATGAGAATCCGGGCGCTTCCAGCCTTGAGCTGTCGAAGGGCATCGGCCACAACAGGCTGACTGTCTCCAAATATCTCCAGGTGCTGAGGTCAGAGGGCAAGATAGATTTTTCTGTTGTTGCGCAGGCTAAGATATGGAAGCTAAGGTCAGGCGGCAGGAAGAAGGTGCTTGTTGTTGATGATGAACCCCATATTGTGGACCTGGTGAAGCTCACGATCGGCGATGATCATGATGTCCTGGAAGCCTTCTCAGGGCTTGATGCCATGGAGAAGGTCTATCTCGGGTCTCCGGATCTTGTCATCCTTGATATCATGATGCCTGGCATAGACGGATATGAGGTCTGCCGTAAGATCAAGTCTAACAAGGCGACTGCCCACATCCCTGTCCTGTTCCTGTCAGCCAAAGGGAAGCTTGCGGAGAAGATGGACGGCATTGATGTCGGTGCTGAGGATTATATTGTCAAGCCTTTTGATCCTGGAGAGCTGAGGGCCATGGTGAGGTCTGTGTTCGATTCTTCGGATCTTGGGAGGTCCATAGGTGTCGATCCCAGGAAGGAGCTCATCTCCTTATTGGGCAGGGTGCCGCTGGAGGATGCCAGGCTTTATGTGTTCACTCTCAATAATATCGGCAAGTTCCAGGAGAGCTTCGGCTACAAGAGGTCGAATGAGGTGCAGAGGCTTGTCTCTAATCTCTTCACGCACAGGACTGACGGCCACAAGGGCAGCATAGCTTTCGCAGGAGCCATGGGCAGGAATAGGTTCTGTGTCCTGACAGGTAGGGAAGAGCGGTTTGTGGAGGGCATCATGGAGGATTTCGAGAGCTTCATTCCTTTCGTGTACAATGGCCAGGATGTCTCTGCAGTGAGGGATAGGATTGCCCTCGGTATGAAGAAGTTCAGCGGCTCAGGGATAATGAAGGCGATCGAGGCGATGGGATAA